Part of the Anomaloglossus baeobatrachus isolate aAnoBae1 chromosome 1, aAnoBae1.hap1, whole genome shotgun sequence genome, GCACATAATGTAGCAGTGGATAAAATGAGTGACTGGGTTGGTATCATTTGGCACTGCGCTATACAGGAAGTGTTCTGCTTTTCAGCTCAGTCACTTAACCTCATCTTAATGTCCCATCTGAAGACATTGGTACTCTACACAGGACTGTGATCAGGTGAAATATGTGCCACTGTGCAAAGCCTCTCAGGACTGCATGCTGTCCTCTGCACAATTGGGTACAATCGTTCTTCAAGTCCTGCACCTATCTTGTCCAGCAGCTCTGTTGTTTGAGGGCCATAACCATAATCTTGGTCAGGGTTTTCTGCAGGAGGTCTAGGTTCCTCAGGGGCAGGCCCATGCTCATATGGTTCCTCCTCGATAGCCTGAATTTTGTCTTCAGGTGTGAGTGAGGCTGGACTTAATGGGCAGCCATCTGGTCCTTCCTCATCAGTAGTACTTGCAATTCGTGGTAGTGTACTGTGGTATCTTGTGTCGGGAAGGTAGCTAGTGCTGTCTCCGCGACGTAAGGGGGAAGCACGGTGTCTTTCCAAAGCAGGAGGGAAACGGATACCTGGATCACTGTACTGCTTTGTCCTCTGCCACTGTTTGCGCAAATGTGCACGAGAGCGATGCTTGATGCGCAGAGGGGAATCATCGTATTGTGGGTCATGCCGAAGGAACTCGTTAAATAATGCATCTGTTTTTTCATCTATGCTATAATCTCGTCTAGAAAGTGTCTCGCGTGGAGGAGTGTGGTGTGGAAACAATTTGTCTTCCTCTCCACCTGAAGCACCCTGTTCATATAAACGACCTTCCAGACTTTCAAATACTGTTCCTTTCCGTCCAGCATGTGTGAAAAATAGTCGCTTTTCTGATGCAGTCTTGTCTCTATGAGGGCTGCCCGACTCATCAAGAGGTCGGCAAGGAGCTTCAATAGACGCATAGCCACTGTCCATCTGTAAAAGCTTTCGAGATCCAGTTTCTGGCTCTTGTCCCTTTCCTGATTTAACATCAGGCAGGTCTTGGGAAggaaggctaggaagtccactcaaagagctgacactttctgcATCACTGCGAACAGAATCCCGATCGTTGTTGCTACTACTTTGATCAGAGGCACAAAGCTCCAGTGATGCACGTAAGCTCCAGATGtcacactgtggaggaagctgaccCTGTTCTGCACTTCCCACATCAGCCAGTGACCCATCTTCCTCATGGTCTAGCCTGGTAAaaagaataataatataataagGTGCATAGCAATGGCATATTACATATGAGGTAAGAAGGAATCTAAAGGATCAAAAATTAAATTGCGTTGCGTGCATGTACAATAGGAATTCTAGTTGTTTAGTCGAGAGGGTAATAGAAGAATACCTGCCGAGGGAATGTGGGGGAGTGTCATGCTGCTGGATGAAACCAGTATCTGGTGTGTGGGCTATGTATTGTATGATGTCATCACGTTCTGCACTTTCACTTGCTGCTCTCTGTCGCTGGAACTGATGCCGCTTTGGAGAACCTGTAAAGTATATAAACTATCAATACTCACACATCTATTCTAAACAGCCACACTATTGCTCTCTTTGCAGTTTTCCCTTAAAAGGTCTGTTTAAAACTCttttaggaaaaaaatatttttccttttACTACTCCTGTTATTCTCAGGTATACTACTTCCATGTACATCATCAAAATGTAATTAGCGGTTTTTAGTTGTCTGATAACTTAGCCCATTCTACTGTATTCATTCTAATCTTTGTTTTCCAAATTATACCCCACCCATCACCTTAGGAATCCAGGTTGCCCCCATCCGTGACTCTGGTTACAGGCTGCTTCTTTATATCTTGTGCATCCAGGCCATTCCTCCTGCTCACCTCTGGTGTCTAAGCTGCTTGCTCTCTGTATGCTTCCCAATTTCCATTTCTTGATTTTAAGATAGGGGCTTGCTCCCTCTAAGCTTGCATGACGCCGTAGACGGTTGAAGAAGTGAAGTACAGCACCATGACTTTGTGTGGTACCTACATCTGAGCTAGAGCCACCTTGAGGAAGATGACTGCTGAGGTCAAACTGGGAAATGAAGAGAAGGTGTAAAACTAGAGTTGCAGTGATAGTTATATATGTGCCAATAAGCCATCTACACATAAATCTATAGTTTCTATATTTACTCACCCTTGTGTTAATAGGACTTTGTCTAGGAGATGATGGACCATGGATTGCAGTTTCCATAAAACTCGTATCTGCAACAGAGTTGTATGCATCTCCAGGAAGAGCAGATGTTAAACTCAGTGACAGTCTGGTAAGTGGTGCAGGTGGACTTCTAGGAGGCTAATGCATAAAGGAAATAAAACATTCAGTGCAACACACTGGCTTCCATTGCTTAAAGCTAAAGGGTGAGTACTCTAAAACTAACCTGGTATATGGAAATATTGGATTTGTTTGGAGACATTGGATGCGTGTCTGATGCTGCTCCGCTGCTGCTACTTTCACCGCCTTCACTTTCATGTATTGTTAGAATATGTAGAGCAGTTGGCGGTAATGAAGGAAGAGGGGGGAGTGTCAGTCGGGCATTTTTCAGATAGTGAAAATCTCCCTCTGTCAGAGTGTACCTGGTGCAAAAATTTCTCACAATTTTATTTATTCTTCACTTTGTCAAtatttttagctttttaaatggttAGTTCTATTAACCATAAACATAAGCCTATAATGCATTTAAGTTTTCTTGTTTGCGTCTGTTTTTACCTTCTTCCTCTTTCCCGCTCTCTCTTTTCTTGGCCACATAATGCACCCTCATTGAATGAGACTCGTCTACCACTGGAAGTAGTGCCTAAGAACCTCTCTGACTCCACATCCCTGGTCCCTGAAGCTGAGAGAGATTCTGCATCCTCTATCCGGATTGTGATATCTGTAGAAATAGGATAAATAGTATTAAAGGAAATCGGTCAACAGTTTTTGTTTGATTGGGAAGCTGAGTGCAGCATTGTGTAGGGGCAGAGACGCTGATTCCAGGGATGTAGCACTGGGCTGCGTCCTGTCATATTGATGACATCCATCCTTGTTCCGCTGTTGATCTTCAATTCGCTAAATATGGTGTtctgtataaccccatccacaccactgattgacagctttctgtgtgtaCTATGCATAGGCAGAAGACAACTAGTTCTCTACTGATAATCTACTTTTGATAAGACACTGATAATATTGAAATACACAACTCACTCGGTGATTTTGCTGAAAACAGGGTCTtagacgggctttgcacgttgcgacatcgcaagtcgatgctgcgatgtcgcacgcgatagtccccacccctgtcgcaggtacgatatcttgtgatagctggcgtagcgataattatcgctacagcagcttcacatgcactcacctgccctgcgaccgtcgctctggccggcgacccacctccttcctaagggggtgggtcgtgcggcgtcacagcgacgtcacacggcaggcggccaatggcggcggagggacggagatgagcaggatgtaaacatcccgcccacctccttccttccgtatagccgctggcggcaggttaggagatgttcctcg contains:
- the CBARP gene encoding voltage-dependent calcium channel beta subunit-associated regulatory protein gives rise to the protein MSNESPAWENITASSTDAPGAPTQDGYVLLLVLLSIFIGGTLLLLIGVLILCKRCCDSRLRLSRPSDDAEKTNTSYVDESQPTHDITIRIEDAESLSASGTRDVESERFLGTTSSGRRVSFNEGALCGQEKRERERGRRYTLTEGDFHYLKNARLTLPPLPSLPPTALHILTIHESEGGESSSSGAASDTHPMSPNKSNISIYQPPRSPPAPLTRLSLSLTSALPGDAYNSVADTSFMETAIHGPSSPRQSPINTRFDLSSHLPQGGSSSDVGTTQSHGAVLHFFNRLRRHASLEGASPYLKIKKWKLGSIQRASSLDTRGSPKRHQFQRQRAASESAERDDIIQYIAHTPDTGFIQQHDTPPHSLGRLDHEEDGSLADVGSAEQGQLPPQCDIWSLRASLELCASDQSSSNNDRDSVRSDAESVSSLSGLPSLPSQDLPDVKSGKGQEPETGSRKLLQMDSGYASIEAPCRPLDESGSPHRDKTASEKRLFFTHAGRKGTVFESLEGRLYEQGASGGEEDKLFPHHTPPRETLSRRDYSIDEKTDALFNEFLRHDPQYDDSPLRIKHRSRAHLRKQWQRTKQYSDPGIRFPPALERHRASPLRRGDSTSYLPDTRYHSTLPRIASTTDEEGPDGCPLSPASLTPEDKIQAIEEEPYEHGPAPEEPRPPAENPDQDYGYGPQTTELLDKIGAGLEERLYPIVQRTACSPERLCTVAHISPDHSPV